In Arthrobacter sp. SLBN-83, one DNA window encodes the following:
- a CDS encoding SGNH/GDSL hydrolase family protein yields the protein MTDASAIQTPSAHAGSHPWTRYVAMGDSFTEGIGDPEPSSPGGHRGWADRVAEELGRTQPDFAYANLAVRGRLLQQIVDQQLAPALELKPDLVTLSAGGNDLIRPGGDPDALAEKLDSVVQILSMGGATVVLFNGPDTGSSVLSRIRSKVAIYNENLRTVAARHDAVIADMWSLRQLSDPQMWDQDRLHFSPLGHHTIAAMVLDALNVEHSLEPLQPKPLPPRTWREARSGDLVWAREYFVPWVLRRLRHQSSGDGITAKRPTPGPVFGPGVPLGSGEGPLGSAEPSRR from the coding sequence GTGACTGACGCAAGTGCCATCCAGACCCCCTCCGCGCACGCCGGTTCCCACCCCTGGACCCGGTACGTGGCGATGGGTGATTCGTTCACGGAAGGCATCGGTGACCCCGAGCCTTCAAGCCCCGGCGGCCACCGTGGCTGGGCCGACAGGGTGGCCGAAGAGCTGGGCCGCACCCAGCCGGACTTCGCCTATGCCAACCTTGCCGTGCGCGGCCGGCTGCTCCAGCAGATCGTGGACCAGCAGCTCGCTCCTGCACTGGAACTGAAGCCGGACCTGGTCACCCTGTCCGCAGGCGGCAACGACCTCATCCGTCCCGGCGGCGATCCCGATGCGCTGGCCGAGAAGCTTGATTCCGTGGTGCAGATCCTGTCCATGGGCGGCGCCACCGTGGTCCTGTTCAATGGGCCGGATACGGGATCCTCCGTGCTCAGCCGGATCCGCAGCAAGGTGGCCATCTACAACGAAAACCTGCGGACCGTTGCCGCGCGCCATGACGCGGTGATCGCCGACATGTGGTCCCTGCGGCAGCTAAGCGACCCGCAGATGTGGGACCAGGACCGCCTGCACTTCTCCCCGCTGGGCCACCACACCATCGCAGCCATGGTGCTGGACGCGCTCAACGTGGAGCACTCCCTGGAACCGCTGCAGCCCAAGCCGCTGCCGCCGCGGACCTGGCGCGAGGCCAGGAGCGGGGACCTCGTGTGGGCGCGCGAATACTTCGTGCCGTGGGTGCTGCGCCGGCTGCGCCACCAGTCGTCCGGGGACGGCATTACGGCAAAACGGCCGACGCCGGGTCCCGTCTTCGGCCCTGGCGTTCCGTTGGGTTCCGGCGAGGGTCCGCTGGGATCGGCCGAGCCCAGCCGCCGGTAG
- a CDS encoding YibE/F family protein yields the protein MAARSKANRILAAVLIPLALLTLAGMAALWPSGSKEGISLANPYSTAPGVTFDTGTIQSVLTGSCMQGPGQQASNQQGTGQQSSGQQDPNQQGSGQPSTTQQPPSQGSECTFAVTEPDKGGSPVKVVINPDVASSHGVKPGDQIRYLNLSNVQGATGSQGSPAYIFVDFVRTLPIILLAVLYAVVVIAVARWRGLRALIGLVGAYFVLANFLLPGLVEGKPPLLLALVGSTVIMIGVLYFAHGFSARTSTALLGTIFGLAITALLAAWATDAANLAGVGSHDAATLVNTSSNISISGVILCGLIISGLGVLNDVTITQSSAVWELYELAPASSARKLFTSAMRIGRDHIASTVYTIAFAYAGAALPILIIVMLYDRPLMDTLTSAELSEEVIRTLVGSIGLVLAIPVTTLIAVLVVKATGVKAAGAEPVDGGRQDGMHDGGHHHAEDVADTGALAAAALEERGRRAAVEPAVEAAREPSAQPATRRGRRADRG from the coding sequence ATGGCTGCCCGCAGCAAAGCGAACCGAATCCTGGCTGCAGTGCTGATTCCCCTGGCGCTGCTGACCCTGGCCGGGATGGCCGCGCTTTGGCCCTCGGGGAGCAAGGAGGGCATCTCGCTCGCCAACCCGTACTCAACCGCTCCCGGGGTCACCTTCGATACGGGCACCATCCAGAGCGTGCTGACCGGGAGCTGCATGCAGGGGCCCGGCCAGCAGGCTTCAAACCAACAGGGCACGGGTCAACAGAGTTCCGGCCAGCAGGATCCAAACCAACAGGGGTCCGGCCAACCCAGCACCACACAGCAGCCGCCCAGCCAGGGCTCCGAGTGCACCTTCGCCGTCACCGAACCGGACAAGGGCGGAAGCCCGGTGAAGGTGGTCATCAACCCGGACGTCGCCTCCTCCCATGGGGTGAAGCCCGGGGACCAGATCCGCTACCTGAACCTCTCCAACGTCCAGGGCGCAACGGGGTCGCAGGGCTCGCCGGCCTACATCTTCGTGGACTTCGTCCGCACCTTGCCGATCATCCTGCTGGCCGTGCTCTACGCCGTGGTGGTCATTGCGGTCGCCAGGTGGCGCGGATTGCGCGCCCTGATCGGGCTGGTGGGCGCTTACTTCGTGCTCGCCAACTTCCTGCTCCCGGGCCTGGTGGAAGGCAAGCCGCCCCTGCTGCTGGCACTGGTGGGGTCCACGGTGATCATGATCGGGGTACTCTACTTCGCCCACGGATTCTCCGCGCGCACGTCCACCGCGCTCCTGGGGACAATCTTCGGGCTGGCCATCACCGCCCTGCTGGCAGCCTGGGCCACGGACGCCGCCAACCTCGCGGGCGTGGGCAGCCATGACGCCGCCACTTTGGTGAACACGTCGTCCAACATTTCCATCTCCGGGGTGATCCTTTGCGGGCTCATCATCTCCGGCCTGGGTGTCCTCAACGACGTCACCATCACGCAGTCCTCGGCTGTCTGGGAGCTCTACGAACTGGCACCGGCCAGCAGCGCCCGGAAGCTGTTCACCTCCGCCATGCGGATCGGCCGGGACCACATCGCCTCCACCGTGTACACCATCGCCTTTGCCTACGCCGGCGCGGCGCTGCCCATCCTGATCATCGTGATGCTCTACGACCGGCCTCTGATGGACACCCTCACCAGCGCCGAACTCTCCGAGGAAGTCATCCGGACGCTGGTGGGCTCCATCGGGCTGGTCCTGGCCATCCCCGTCACCACCCTGATCGCCGTGCTGGTGGTTAAGGCCACCGGAGTCAAGGCAGCGGGCGCCGAGCCAGTGGACGGCGGTCGTCAGGACGGAATGCACGACGGCGGGCACCACCACGCGGAGGACGTTGCGGACACCGGGGCGCTCGCCGCAGCGGCGCTTGAGGAACGCGGCCGGCGCGCCGCCGTCGAACCTGCCGTCGAAGCCGCCCGGGAGCCGTCCGCACAGCCCGCAACGCGGCGCGGCCGCCGGGCTGACCGCGGCTGA
- a CDS encoding lysophospholipid acyltransferase family protein — MPWRPPSNDRFYRLIVRTGLFLRWALQLDIRAEGLEHLPPKAPLSGPSRWVSPGQGVVFAVTHFGYLDFAVLELLLWRHSRAQLRFLVHQGAADHWLAGPAISASGQVVVGYSDRSSAYDAAVAKLRAGEYLAVFPEAGVSRSFTVRECRTGAVRMAAEAGVPVIPVSVWGAHRILTRGHGFSLRRSWRAPVRVQVGVPMVFEQDVDVQAATEELRGVLQAGIDRCIAGFPLQPGPGAWWMPASLGGSAPTDAERQLLDAADAAAGRRRAPRTK; from the coding sequence ATGCCCTGGCGTCCCCCATCCAACGACCGCTTCTACCGGCTGATCGTCCGCACCGGGCTGTTCCTGCGCTGGGCGCTGCAGCTGGACATCCGTGCGGAGGGCCTGGAGCACCTGCCGCCAAAGGCTCCCCTGAGCGGACCCTCGCGGTGGGTCTCTCCCGGGCAGGGGGTGGTTTTCGCCGTCACGCACTTCGGCTATCTGGACTTTGCGGTGCTGGAGCTGCTCCTGTGGCGCCATTCCCGTGCCCAGCTGCGGTTCCTGGTGCACCAGGGTGCGGCCGACCACTGGCTGGCGGGGCCCGCCATCAGCGCCTCCGGGCAGGTGGTGGTGGGCTACTCGGACCGGTCCAGCGCCTACGACGCTGCCGTGGCAAAGCTGCGGGCCGGCGAGTACCTCGCGGTTTTTCCCGAGGCCGGGGTAAGCCGTAGCTTCACGGTCCGGGAATGCAGGACCGGGGCTGTCCGGATGGCTGCTGAGGCCGGTGTCCCGGTGATCCCGGTATCCGTCTGGGGCGCACACCGGATCCTGACCCGCGGCCATGGCTTCTCCCTGCGGCGCAGCTGGCGGGCCCCTGTCCGGGTCCAGGTAGGCGTGCCGATGGTGTTTGAGCAGGACGTCGATGTGCAGGCGGCAACGGAAGAGTTGCGCGGCGTCCTGCAGGCGGGAATTGACCGCTGCATCGCCGGCTTTCCGCTCCAGCCCGGACCAGGGGCGTGGTGGATGCCCGCCTCCCTGGGCGGCAGCGCCCCCACCGATGCCGAGCGGCAACTGCTGGACGCGGCCGACGCAGCCGCCGGCCGACGTCGTGCTCCCCGCACAAAGTAG
- a CDS encoding glycine--tRNA ligase: MAAKSVLDQVISLSKRRGFVFQAGEIYGGSRSAWDYGPLGAELKENIKRQWWQSMVRGREDVVGLDSSVILPRQVWEASGHVEVFSDPLVECLSCHKRYRADHLEEEYEEKKGRPAENGLKDIVCANCGTRGQWTEPQEFSGLLKTYLGPVASEEGLHYLRPETAQGIFVNFNNVLTTSRKKPPFGIGQIGKSFRNEITPGNFIFRTREFEQMEMEFFVEPGTDEEWHKYWMNERMAWYTGLGIREENLRFYEHPKEKLSHYSKGTTDIEYRFGFQGSEWGELEGIANRTDFDLSTHAKASGTDLSYFNQATNERYTPYVIEPAAGLTRSFMAFLVDAYTEDEAPNAKGGVDVRTVLKLDPRLAPVKAAVLPLSRNEDLSPKAKALGAQLRKNWNIDFDDAGAIGRRYRRQDEIGTPFCITVDFDTLEDQAVTIRERDTMSQERVSLDKVEGYLAARLIGA; this comes from the coding sequence ATGGCAGCAAAATCCGTCCTCGACCAGGTCATTTCCCTCTCCAAGCGGAGGGGCTTCGTGTTCCAGGCCGGTGAGATCTACGGAGGCTCGCGGTCTGCCTGGGACTACGGCCCCCTGGGCGCTGAGCTGAAGGAAAACATCAAGCGCCAGTGGTGGCAGTCCATGGTCCGCGGCCGCGAGGACGTGGTGGGCCTGGACTCCTCCGTGATCCTGCCGCGCCAGGTCTGGGAAGCCTCCGGCCACGTGGAGGTCTTCTCCGACCCGCTGGTGGAGTGCCTGTCCTGCCACAAGCGCTACCGCGCGGACCACCTCGAGGAAGAGTACGAGGAGAAGAAGGGCCGCCCGGCGGAAAACGGCCTGAAGGACATCGTCTGCGCCAACTGCGGCACCCGCGGCCAGTGGACCGAGCCGCAGGAGTTCTCCGGCCTGCTCAAGACCTACCTGGGCCCGGTGGCCAGCGAGGAAGGCCTGCACTACCTCCGCCCCGAAACCGCGCAGGGCATCTTCGTGAACTTCAACAACGTCCTCACCACGTCCCGGAAGAAGCCGCCGTTCGGCATCGGCCAGATCGGCAAGTCCTTCCGCAACGAAATCACGCCCGGCAACTTCATCTTCCGCACCCGCGAGTTCGAGCAGATGGAAATGGAATTCTTCGTGGAACCCGGCACGGACGAAGAGTGGCACAAGTACTGGATGAACGAGCGCATGGCCTGGTACACCGGCCTGGGCATCCGCGAGGAGAACCTGCGCTTCTACGAGCACCCCAAGGAAAAGCTCAGCCACTACTCCAAGGGAACCACGGACATCGAGTACCGCTTCGGCTTCCAGGGTTCCGAATGGGGCGAGCTGGAAGGCATCGCCAACCGCACCGACTTCGACCTCTCCACCCACGCCAAGGCCTCCGGCACGGACCTAAGCTACTTCAACCAGGCCACCAACGAGCGCTACACCCCGTACGTGATCGAGCCCGCGGCCGGCCTGACCCGTTCCTTCATGGCGTTCCTGGTGGATGCCTACACCGAGGACGAGGCCCCCAACGCCAAGGGCGGCGTGGACGTCCGCACCGTGCTGAAGCTGGACCCGCGCCTGGCCCCGGTCAAGGCCGCCGTGCTGCCGCTGAGCCGCAACGAGGACCTGTCCCCGAAGGCCAAGGCCCTGGGCGCCCAGCTGCGCAAGAACTGGAACATCGACTTCGATGATGCCGGTGCCATCGGCCGCCGCTACCGCCGCCAGGACGAGATCGGCACCCCGTTCTGCATCACCGTGGACTTCGACACCCTTGAGGACCAGGCCGTCACCATCCGCGAGCGGGACACCATGAGCCAGGAGCGCGTCTCCCTGGACAAGGTGGAGGGCTACCTGGCGGCACGGCTGATCGGCGCCTGA
- a CDS encoding GNAT family N-acetyltransferase — translation MAIEYREWRDGDDLALLEIWGDPDTAQARQFRGALAVSSNGGNGMPWRRCIVAEDVVDGVGIPVAAGVVYEASLHPERLWTYIEVAKDHRRAGIGASLLTMLRREAENAPSGVSKLRAKVEPGTAGAAFAEESGLAPIQRSRLVIVEPGALKLPVFPDKDHGGRPIDGENAGSDIVMDLATGSVELTDVVGRYYTFIHGWDSPGVLSVGQVQRLFLDELTGAHGAIVLRAQPESAFGQGVAPSKKGRIRAFAVSYAAPADPDAAPAHLEGSAAEATGADTPTDVFVGHEPSLAADDAAEAVRDILALIAYQHPVMLELDDSMTALRAAVEPLLESGKARLAGAETLVVSD, via the coding sequence ATGGCCATCGAATACCGCGAATGGCGCGACGGCGACGACCTGGCGCTCCTGGAAATCTGGGGTGACCCGGACACCGCCCAGGCCCGCCAGTTCCGTGGCGCGCTTGCCGTGTCCTCCAACGGCGGGAACGGAATGCCCTGGCGCCGCTGCATCGTGGCGGAAGACGTCGTTGACGGCGTCGGCATTCCCGTGGCCGCCGGCGTCGTCTATGAAGCGTCGCTGCACCCCGAGCGCTTGTGGACGTACATCGAAGTGGCGAAGGACCACCGCCGCGCGGGCATCGGGGCCAGCCTTCTAACCATGCTGCGGCGCGAAGCCGAAAACGCGCCGTCGGGCGTCAGCAAGCTCCGCGCCAAGGTGGAACCCGGCACCGCGGGCGCCGCGTTCGCTGAAGAATCCGGGCTGGCGCCGATCCAGCGCTCCCGGCTGGTCATCGTGGAACCCGGAGCCCTGAAGCTGCCCGTCTTCCCGGACAAGGACCACGGCGGCCGCCCCATTGACGGTGAAAACGCCGGTTCCGACATCGTGATGGACCTGGCCACCGGCTCGGTGGAGCTGACGGACGTGGTGGGCCGGTACTACACCTTCATCCACGGCTGGGACTCCCCGGGCGTGCTGTCCGTGGGACAGGTGCAGAGGCTGTTCCTGGACGAGCTCACCGGAGCCCACGGCGCCATCGTGCTGCGAGCCCAGCCGGAATCTGCGTTCGGCCAGGGAGTTGCGCCCAGCAAAAAGGGCCGCATCCGCGCATTCGCGGTCAGCTACGCCGCACCCGCGGACCCGGATGCGGCCCCGGCCCACCTGGAAGGCTCCGCTGCAGAGGCAACGGGTGCCGATACCCCCACGGACGTCTTCGTGGGGCACGAGCCGTCCCTCGCCGCTGACGACGCCGCCGAAGCGGTCCGCGACATCCTCGCACTGATCGCCTACCAGCACCCGGTCATGCTGGAACTGGACGATTCCATGACCGCCCTGCGCGCCGCCGTCGAGCCCCTCCTGGAGAGCGGCAAAGCCCGGCTGGCGGGCGCCGAGACCCTGGTGGTTTCGGACTAG
- the dusB gene encoding tRNA dihydrouridine synthase DusB — protein sequence MTVAATPPAPKLELPPLKLGPITVDTPVILAPMAGITNSAFRRLCREYGGGMYVAEMVTSRALVERTPESLRIISHDDDEKVRSVQLYGVDPGTVGAAVRMLVEENRADHIDLNFGCPVPKVTRRGGGSALPWKIDLFTSIVQTAVKEASKGNIPLTIKMRKGIDEDHLTYLDAGRIARDSGVAAVALHGRTAAQFYSGKADWSAIARLREALPDIPVLGNGDIWSAEDAVRMVRETGVDGVVVGRGCQGRPWLFGDLQAAFEGSDVRHRPNLRQVAEGVYRHAELMVETFGDEGKALREIRKHIAWYFKGYVVGGELRTRLALVTSLEVLRDTLAELDLDSPYPGVDAEGPRGRAGSPKKPALPKDWLDSRALNDDQSRDIAAAELDVSGG from the coding sequence GTGACTGTTGCAGCAACTCCTCCCGCCCCCAAGCTGGAACTCCCGCCCCTGAAGCTGGGACCCATCACGGTTGACACCCCGGTGATCCTTGCCCCGATGGCCGGCATCACCAACTCCGCGTTCCGCAGGCTGTGCCGTGAATACGGCGGCGGCATGTACGTGGCGGAGATGGTGACCTCCCGCGCGCTGGTGGAGCGGACGCCCGAATCCCTCCGCATCATTTCGCATGACGACGACGAAAAGGTCCGGTCCGTGCAGCTCTACGGCGTGGACCCGGGCACGGTGGGTGCCGCGGTGCGGATGCTCGTGGAGGAGAACCGGGCGGACCACATCGACCTCAACTTCGGCTGTCCCGTCCCCAAGGTGACCCGGCGCGGCGGCGGGTCGGCGCTGCCCTGGAAGATCGACCTCTTCACCTCCATCGTGCAGACCGCCGTCAAGGAAGCGTCCAAGGGCAACATCCCGCTGACCATCAAGATGCGCAAGGGCATCGACGAGGACCACCTGACGTACCTCGACGCCGGCCGGATCGCCCGCGATTCCGGTGTTGCCGCCGTCGCGCTCCACGGCCGCACGGCCGCCCAGTTCTATTCCGGCAAGGCCGACTGGTCCGCCATCGCCCGGCTCCGCGAGGCGCTGCCCGACATTCCCGTGCTGGGCAACGGCGACATCTGGTCCGCCGAGGACGCCGTCCGCATGGTGCGTGAAACCGGCGTGGACGGCGTAGTGGTGGGCCGAGGCTGCCAGGGCCGGCCCTGGCTCTTCGGCGACCTGCAGGCCGCGTTCGAGGGCAGCGACGTCCGGCACCGCCCCAACCTGCGGCAGGTGGCCGAGGGCGTTTACCGGCACGCCGAACTGATGGTGGAAACCTTCGGTGACGAAGGCAAGGCGCTGCGCGAGATCCGCAAGCACATCGCCTGGTACTTCAAGGGCTACGTGGTGGGCGGTGAGCTGCGCACCCGGCTGGCCCTGGTCACCAGCCTGGAGGTGCTCCGGGACACCCTCGCCGAGCTGGACCTGGACTCGCCCTATCCCGGGGTGGACGCCGAAGGCCCGCGCGGCCGCGCCGGCTCGCCCAAGAAGCCTGCCCTGCCCAAGGACTGGCTGGACTCCCGTGCCCTGAACGATGACCAGTCCCGCGATATCGCCGCCGCCGAACTGGACGTTTCCGGTGGCTGA
- a CDS encoding DMT family transporter gives MTSPSRLPVLAGLPLAVGSGLAIPVQGRINGALGARLNDGIAAAAVSFSTGLLVMIIISLVLPRGRAGLANILPAVRNRAFPRIYVVAGAIGALFVFAQSFTVGILGVALFTVATVTGQTVSGLLVDRLGIGPAGKKSVTGIRIIGCILTIAAVAWAVSPRFSSGGSGDGAAGLLLPLLLPVAAGFLMSFQQAMNGTATLHYGTPIAATLVNFVAGCIVLWAAFAVKLAVAGPANPLPGEWWYYLGGPMGCVFIGLGALLVRSLGVLVTGLGMIAGQLLGSLALDLMLPAPGTIVAPATVLGTLLTLGAIILATLPWPRGALRRQRPVR, from the coding sequence ATGACCTCCCCTTCGCGCCTGCCGGTACTCGCAGGCCTGCCCCTGGCCGTGGGCTCCGGCCTTGCCATCCCCGTCCAAGGGCGGATTAACGGGGCGTTGGGTGCCCGGCTCAACGATGGAATCGCGGCCGCGGCCGTGAGTTTCAGCACAGGCCTGCTGGTCATGATCATCATTTCCCTTGTGTTGCCGCGTGGCCGGGCCGGCCTGGCAAACATCCTCCCCGCAGTCCGGAACCGGGCGTTTCCCCGGATCTACGTGGTGGCAGGAGCCATCGGGGCCTTGTTCGTCTTTGCCCAGTCCTTCACCGTGGGCATCCTGGGCGTGGCACTCTTCACCGTCGCCACCGTCACCGGGCAGACGGTGAGCGGCCTGCTGGTGGACCGGCTGGGAATCGGGCCGGCCGGAAAGAAATCGGTGACGGGCATCCGCATCATCGGCTGCATCCTGACCATCGCCGCCGTCGCCTGGGCGGTGTCGCCCCGGTTCAGCAGCGGAGGCTCGGGGGACGGCGCGGCCGGCCTGCTGCTGCCCCTCCTCCTGCCGGTGGCGGCGGGCTTCCTCATGAGTTTCCAGCAGGCCATGAACGGCACCGCGACGCTCCACTACGGGACGCCCATTGCGGCCACGCTGGTGAACTTCGTGGCCGGCTGCATCGTGCTGTGGGCAGCGTTCGCGGTGAAGCTGGCCGTGGCCGGTCCCGCCAACCCGCTGCCGGGGGAGTGGTGGTACTACCTGGGCGGGCCCATGGGCTGCGTCTTCATCGGCCTTGGCGCCCTCCTGGTCCGCAGCCTGGGCGTGCTGGTCACCGGGCTGGGCATGATCGCCGGCCAGTTGCTCGGCTCGCTGGCCCTGGACCTGATGCTTCCCGCACCGGGCACCATCGTTGCTCCCGCCACCGTCCTGGGGACCCTGCTGACCCTCGGCGCCATCATCCTGGCAACCCTGCCCTGGCCGCGGGGCGCGCTGCGCAGGCAGCGGCCGGTACGCTAG
- a CDS encoding RNA-binding S4 domain-containing protein: MSNPIDDVPIRDSMIRLGQLLKLANLVEDGVEAAELIKNGLVKVNGESDDRRGRQLHNGDTVTVNGQTIRVVAPQAG, from the coding sequence ATGAGCAACCCCATTGACGACGTCCCCATCCGCGACAGCATGATCCGGCTGGGCCAGCTGCTGAAGCTCGCCAATCTCGTGGAAGACGGCGTGGAGGCGGCGGAGCTGATCAAGAACGGGCTGGTCAAGGTCAACGGCGAGAGCGACGACCGCCGGGGCCGGCAGCTGCACAACGGGGACACCGTCACCGTTAACGGCCAGACCATCCGAGTGGTGGCACCCCAGGCCGGCTGA
- a CDS encoding alpha/beta hydrolase, producing the protein MTDAEVFPAPVVLWSHPEDQRAGKPLLVLLHGYGANEQDLLSLADMLPGDFAVASLRAPIAMGPGFTWFPLTASIEYSLDRVKEASAYVLEWIDAIRPGHPSVTLLGFSMGMAMATTLLRQRPTDFAAVVGLSGFVVDAAGDPTFKDDELDGTVPMFWGRDQQDPVITQDKIEFTMGWVRKHVKLTKVLYTGMWHGINQQEIGHVGEFLTHEVLNK; encoded by the coding sequence ATGACTGACGCCGAAGTATTTCCTGCCCCCGTTGTCCTGTGGTCCCATCCGGAAGACCAGCGCGCCGGCAAGCCGCTGCTGGTCCTGCTCCACGGCTACGGCGCCAACGAGCAGGACCTGCTCAGCCTGGCGGACATGCTGCCCGGGGACTTCGCCGTCGCCTCCCTCCGCGCGCCCATCGCCATGGGCCCCGGCTTCACCTGGTTCCCGCTGACGGCCTCCATCGAATACTCGCTGGACCGGGTCAAGGAGGCTTCGGCCTACGTGCTCGAATGGATCGACGCCATCAGGCCCGGCCACCCTTCAGTGACCCTCCTGGGCTTTTCCATGGGCATGGCCATGGCCACCACGCTCCTGCGCCAGCGGCCCACGGACTTTGCCGCCGTCGTCGGACTTTCAGGCTTTGTGGTGGACGCCGCCGGCGACCCAACCTTCAAGGACGACGAGCTGGACGGCACCGTGCCCATGTTCTGGGGCCGCGACCAGCAGGACCCGGTGATCACCCAGGACAAGATCGAGTTCACCATGGGCTGGGTCCGCAAGCACGTCAAGCTCACCAAGGTCCTCTACACCGGCATGTGGCACGGCATCAACCAGCAGGAGATCGGGCACGTGGGGGAGTTCCTCACCCATGAGGTGCTGAACAAATAG
- a CDS encoding alpha/beta hydrolase encodes MDHRDGEVPGMDNHGRGGADIRGAEVSPAGSAKAGQVPVIPAHQPVLSVLEASGATKGVVLVLHGGKAHSRDPVEARHLSPARMVPFARHLHRAGRRHGLAVWSLRNSVRGWNGPDMSPLQDARWALQQIAERHPDVPVFLLGHSMGGLTAVCAADHPQVEAVVALAPWLDPQTPADRVTGRKVLIIHGTTDHMTSPTQSLAFARRAAPDAASMQYVSLRGVGHFMLRKVRIWHTLATGFVIKSFAESTGAAVQPSRAFTGLLPDSSVQVTL; translated from the coding sequence ATGGACCATCGGGATGGGGAGGTACCAGGCATGGACAACCACGGCAGGGGTGGGGCCGATATTCGTGGGGCAGAAGTTTCCCCGGCAGGAAGCGCAAAGGCCGGACAGGTGCCGGTGATTCCAGCCCACCAGCCCGTGCTCAGTGTCCTTGAAGCATCCGGCGCCACCAAGGGCGTGGTCCTGGTCCTGCACGGCGGCAAGGCCCACAGCCGGGATCCGGTGGAGGCCCGGCACCTGAGCCCGGCGCGCATGGTGCCCTTCGCCCGGCACCTGCACCGCGCGGGCCGGCGACACGGGCTGGCCGTCTGGTCCCTGCGCAACAGTGTCCGCGGCTGGAATGGGCCCGACATGTCCCCGTTGCAGGATGCACGATGGGCGCTGCAGCAAATCGCAGAACGCCACCCCGATGTTCCGGTGTTCCTGCTGGGCCACTCCATGGGCGGCCTGACTGCGGTATGCGCCGCGGACCACCCGCAGGTGGAGGCCGTGGTGGCGCTGGCCCCTTGGCTCGACCCGCAGACCCCTGCGGACAGGGTTACCGGCCGGAAGGTCCTGATCATCCACGGGACCACGGACCATATGACCAGCCCCACGCAGTCCCTTGCCTTCGCCCGGCGCGCCGCTCCGGACGCAGCCAGCATGCAGTACGTGTCCCTGAGGGGCGTGGGGCACTTCATGCTCCGCAAGGTCCGCATCTGGCACACCCTGGCCACCGGTTTCGTCATCAAGTCCTTTGCCGAGAGCACAGGGGCGGCGGTCCAGCCGTCCCGGGCCTTTACCGGGCTGTTGCCGGACTCCTCCGTCCAGGTCACCCTCTAA